From the genome of Leptodactylus fuscus isolate aLepFus1 chromosome 1, aLepFus1.hap2, whole genome shotgun sequence, one region includes:
- the LOC142210534 gene encoding uncharacterized protein LOC142210534, giving the protein MPANDCTRSSEGHLISTDYKVEDHGITKHPYEEHVIIPNIPSALQEKDLSSNSSQSVKQNESCRRGVINQRINTGEKPYTCRECGKCFAQKFHLVEHQKIHTGEKPYSCPECGKCLTRKANLARHQKIHTGQKPFSCLECGKCYISKSDLVTHQRSHTGEKPFSCPECGKCFTTKSRLVKHQRAHTGEKPHSCRECGQCFTQKSSLVHHQRIHTGEKPYSCRECGKCFAMKSTLVGHRRTHTGEKPYSCLECGKCFGSKSDLVKHQRIHTGVKPFSCSECGKCFTQKSSLVEHKRTHTRDFSCPQCGGSFLSKSQLVEHQRSHTGEEPYSCSKCGKCFTMKSSLVQHQKIHTGEKPYSCLECGKCFTMKSSLVKHQKIHTGEKPYSCRECGKCFTRKSSLVKHQKIHTGEKPYSCPECGKCFISKSELVKHQKKIHS; this is encoded by the coding sequence atgactgtaccaggagctcagagggacatctgatatctacagattataaagtagAGGATCATGGTATTACAAAacatccatatgaagaacatgtcattatccccaatataccctcagcccttcaggagaaagatctctcttctaattcatcacagtctgttaagcaaaatgaaagctgcagaaGAGGTGTTATAAATCAGAGAAttaacacaggagagaagccatatacatgccgggaatgtggaaaatgttttgctcagaaatttcATCTTGTcgaacatcaaaagattcacacaggagagaagccatattcatgcccagaatgtggcaaatgtttaacTAGGAAAGCAAATCTTGCtagacatcagaaaattcacacaggacagaagccattttcatgcctagaatgtgggaaatgttatatctctaaatcagaccttgttactcatcaaagaagtcacactggggagaagccattttcatgtccagaatgtgggaaatgttttactacgaaatcaagacttgttaaacatcaaagagctcacacaggggagaagccacattCTTGCAGAGAATGTGGgcaatgttttactcagaaatcaagtcttgtacaccatcaaaggattcacacaggggagaagccgtattcatgcagagaatgtgggaaatgtttcgctATGAAATCAACTCTTGTTGGACAtcgaagaactcacacaggggagaagccgtattcatgtctagaatgtgggaaatgttttggatctaaatcagatcttgttaagcatcaaagaattcacacaggagtgaagccattttcatgctcagaatgtggaaaatgttttactcagaaatcaagtcttgttgaacatAAAAGAACTCACACCAGAGACTTTTCATGTCCACAATGTGGGGGAAGTTTTCTCTCTAAATCACAACTTGTTGAACaccagagaagtcacacaggggaggagccatattcatgctcaaaatgtgggaaatgttttactatgaaatcaagtcttgttcaacatcaaaaaattcacacaggggagaagccatattcatgcctagaatgtgggaaatgttttactatgaaatcaagtcttgttaaacatcaaaaaattcacacaggggagaagccatattcatgccgagaatgtgggaaatgttttactaggaaatcaagtcttgttaaacatcaaaaaattcacacaggggagaagccatattcatgtccagaatgtgggaaatgttttatctctaaatcggaacttgttaaacatcaaaaaaaAATTCACTCATAA